TTTTGCGTTATTGTTTATTGAATCTCTAAAATAGCGCCTCTGTTTCCCGATGTGACCAAGGCAGCATATCGAGCAAGGTATCCTGTTGTAATTCTAGGCTTTCTTGGTTTCCAGTCTGCTCTACGTTTTTCCAGTTCAGTATCATTTATGACAAAGTTGATTTCATTAGCCATAATATCAATCTGGATGACATCTCCATCCTCTATTAAAGCGATGTTCCCCCCCACTGCTGCTTCAGGAGAAACATGACCGATTGCGGCGCCTCTAGTTGCACCACTGAATCGCCCATCGGTAATCAGTGCAACGCTTTCCCCAAGTCCTTGTCCCATAATGGCTGAGGTGGGATTTAACATTTCCCTCATGCCTGGCCCACCCTTCGGCCCCTCATAGCGAATTACAACAACATCCCCGGCGATGATTTTGCCAGAATAAATGGCCTGCATGGCATCTTCTTCACAGTCAAATACTTTTGCAGGGCCTTCGTGTTTGAGCATTTCCGGTGCAACGGCAGAACGCTTCACAACACAGGAATCAGGAGCTAGATTTCCTTTTAATACTGCAATTCCGCCTGTTTTGCTGTAAGGGTTTTCGACAGGCCTGATTACATCCGTATCTTTATTAATGCAGCCTGCAATATTCTCCCCAACAGTTTTGCCCGTGCAGGTTATTAAATCGGTTTTGAGTAAACCTAATTTACTGACTTCATTCATCACCGCGTAGATGCCGCCCGCTTCATTAAGATCTTCAATGTAGGTATGTCCGGTAGGCGCAAGATGGCAGAGATTCGGCGTTTTATCACTAACTTCATTTGCGATATCAAGATTTAATTCAATACAACATTCATGGGCAATTGCAGGAAGATGTAGCATACTGTTGGTACTGCAACCCAAGGCCATATCTAACGTTAAAGCATTTTTAAAGGCATCTTCAGTCATAATATCTCTCGGCCGGATATTCCTTTTCAGTAGATCCATAATTTGCATACCTGCATGCTTTGCAAGCTGAATCCGTTCTGAATAAACCGCCGGGATCGTACCATTGCCTTGTAACCCCATCCCTAGCACCTCGGTCAGACAATTCATGCTGTTGGCTGTATACATTCCTGAACAGGATCCGCAGGTTGGACAAGCTTTGTTTTCAAATTCCAGTAATTTCTCCTGAGTAATTTTCCCTGCCTGAAATTCGCTGACCGCTTCACACACACTGGAAAAGCTCGTTTTCTGTCCATCCACTTTACCTGCAAGCATCGGCCCGCCACTCACAAATATTGTAGGTATATTCAATCGCGCTGCGGCCATTAACAACCCTGGAACGTTTTTATCACAGTTCGGAACCATCACCAGAGCGTCAAAGGCATGAGCCAAGGCCATGGATTCTGTAGAGTCGGCAATCAATTCTCTTGTGACAAGAGAATACTTCATTCCCTGATGTCCCATTGCAAGACCGTCGCATACTGCAATCGCGGGGAAGACAAGCGGAGTTCCTCCGGCCATGGCTACACCCAACTTTACCGCATCGACTATTTTATCCAGATTCATATGTCCAGGAACGATATCGTTTTTAGAACTAACGATGCCGATTAAGGGCCTATCCATTTCCTCATTTGTCAATCCCAGCGCATGAAACAAGGCGCGCTGCGGTACACTTTTCGTTACTGCATCACTATTCATACTAACACCTCTCTAATTTAGTTGTATGATCACATTATACATTGTATGATGTCCAATTTCTACAGTAAAATTATACTTTAATTTAAAAAGGCTGCCTTCATTTACAAAAACAGCCCGAGTACTTCAGTGTTTATTCTTCTGTAATTCCAAAGCCTCTCATTGCGTGAATGATATGCAGCTTCATAGCGGTTCGCGCCCCTTCAGCATCTCTTTTTGATAAAAACTCCATTATCATCCGATGGTCATTCAAGGTATTCTGCACCATTTCTTCATTTGCATCGGATAAAAGGACTCCTTTATCAATGGCCTGATAAAGGATAGGCATCAGCCGATTCATAAACTCGTTATGAGTTGCCTTCG
The sequence above is a segment of the Desulfosporosinus sp. Sb-LF genome. Coding sequences within it:
- the ilvD gene encoding dihydroxy-acid dehydratase; amino-acid sequence: MNSDAVTKSVPQRALFHALGLTNEEMDRPLIGIVSSKNDIVPGHMNLDKIVDAVKLGVAMAGGTPLVFPAIAVCDGLAMGHQGMKYSLVTRELIADSTESMALAHAFDALVMVPNCDKNVPGLLMAAARLNIPTIFVSGGPMLAGKVDGQKTSFSSVCEAVSEFQAGKITQEKLLEFENKACPTCGSCSGMYTANSMNCLTEVLGMGLQGNGTIPAVYSERIQLAKHAGMQIMDLLKRNIRPRDIMTEDAFKNALTLDMALGCSTNSMLHLPAIAHECCIELNLDIANEVSDKTPNLCHLAPTGHTYIEDLNEAGGIYAVMNEVSKLGLLKTDLITCTGKTVGENIAGCINKDTDVIRPVENPYSKTGGIAVLKGNLAPDSCVVKRSAVAPEMLKHEGPAKVFDCEEDAMQAIYSGKIIAGDVVVIRYEGPKGGPGMREMLNPTSAIMGQGLGESVALITDGRFSGATRGAAIGHVSPEAAVGGNIALIEDGDVIQIDIMANEINFVINDTELEKRRADWKPRKPRITTGYLARYAALVTSGNRGAILEIQ